One region of Gossypium raimondii isolate GPD5lz chromosome 6, ASM2569854v1, whole genome shotgun sequence genomic DNA includes:
- the LOC105774024 gene encoding transmembrane emp24 domain-containing protein p24delta5: protein MNKGMVFGGRAACFLPIILVLCLTRNSNILPVAEAIWLTIPSSGTKCVSEEIQSNVVVLGDYYVIDENNPDHIPTISARVTSPFGNNLHHNENATHGQFAFTTSESGNYLACFWKDGSHQKDSELTLGVDWKTGIAAKDWESVAKKEKIEGVELVLRRLQGIVETIRGNLIYLRDREADMREVSEATNARVAWFSIMSLGVCIAVSVLQIWYLKRYFVKKKLI from the exons ATGAACAAAGGCATGGTTTTTGGCGGTCGTGCGGCGTGTTTTCTGCCTATAATCTTGGTACTATGTTTAACGAGGAACAGTAATATATTACCGGTTGCTGAAGCTATATGGTTAACGATTCCAAGTTCAGGAACCAAGTGTGTTTCCGAGGAGATCCAGAGCAACGTTGTCGTTTTAGGTGATTATTATGTGATCGATGAAAACAACCCTGATCATATCCCCACCATCTCTGCCCGG GTAACATCCCCTTTTGGGAACAATCTTCACCACAATGAAAATGCAACTCATGGTCAGTTTGCATTTACAACCAGTGAGTCAGGCAATTATCTAGCTTGTTTCTGGAAGGATGGCAGTCACCAAAAGGATTCCGAACTAACTTTGGGAGTTGACTGGAAAACCGGAATTGCTGCCAAGGATTGGGAATCAGTtgcaaagaaagagaaaatagag GGTGTTGAACTTGTTCTTAGGAGACTTCAAGGAATAGTGGAAACCATTCGCGGTAACCTAATCTATCTCAGAGACAG AGAAGCAGATATGAGAGAAGTAAGTGAAGCAACAAATGCTAGAGTGGCATGGTTCAGTATCATGTCCCTTGGTGTCTGCATCGCGGTTTCGGTTTTGCAGATATGGTATTTGAAGCGTTACTTTGTAAAGAAGAAGCTCATCTAG